The following proteins come from a genomic window of Kitasatospora sp. NBC_01246:
- a CDS encoding GlsB/YeaQ/YmgE family stress response membrane protein, producing MSFIWAVVAGLIIGVLAKLVIPGRQPIPLWLTVILGVVGGLIGNALAGAFGVADTGGIDWIRHIFQIAAAAVLIMVVTPLWGRRHA from the coding sequence ATGTCGTTCATCTGGGCCGTTGTCGCGGGTCTCATCATCGGCGTCCTGGCCAAGCTGGTCATCCCCGGCCGCCAGCCGATTCCCCTGTGGCTCACCGTCATCCTGGGTGTGGTGGGCGGTCTCATCGGCAACGCGCTCGCCGGCGCCTTCGGTGTCGCGGACACCGGCGGCATCGACTGGATCCGTCACATCTTCCAGATCGCGGCCGCCGCCGTCCTCATCATGGTCGTCACACCCCTGTGGGGCCGCCGACACGCCTGA
- a CDS encoding helix-turn-helix transcriptional regulator, whose product MRASRLVTLLLLLQNRGRMTAQQLAAELEVSVRTVYRDVEALGAAGIPLYGDAGHAGGYRLVEGYRTRLTGLTADEAQAAFLAALPGTAAELGLGEALTSAQLKLRAALPAELREHAGRIQERFLLDAPGWYGDADRTPHLAAIAAAVWARRAVVLRYRRWRAPQEIERRVQPYGLVLKAGRWYLVASGPAGIRTYRVDQIVRLRPLEEEFVVPDGFDLAVHWNTYLADFRARLHTGEALVRLTPAGARRLGVTPAGDGWTEARLPIESIDHAHGEFLRLGTDIEVMAPAELRDRIAETVRTLATRYGG is encoded by the coding sequence ATGCGTGCGAGCCGGCTGGTCACCCTTCTCCTGCTGCTCCAGAACCGGGGCCGGATGACGGCCCAGCAGCTGGCCGCGGAACTGGAGGTCTCCGTCCGTACGGTCTACCGCGACGTCGAGGCACTCGGGGCCGCCGGTATACCCCTGTACGGCGACGCCGGGCACGCGGGCGGCTACCGGCTGGTCGAGGGCTACCGGACCCGCCTCACCGGGCTGACCGCGGACGAGGCGCAGGCCGCCTTCCTCGCCGCACTCCCCGGCACCGCCGCCGAGCTCGGCCTCGGCGAGGCGCTCACCAGCGCCCAGCTCAAGCTGCGGGCCGCCCTTCCCGCCGAGCTGCGCGAGCACGCCGGGCGGATCCAGGAACGCTTCCTGCTCGACGCCCCGGGCTGGTACGGCGACGCCGACCGCACCCCTCACCTGGCCGCGATCGCCGCCGCGGTGTGGGCCCGGCGGGCGGTAGTCCTGCGGTACCGGCGCTGGCGGGCACCGCAGGAGATCGAGCGGCGAGTCCAGCCGTACGGACTCGTACTCAAGGCCGGCCGCTGGTACCTGGTCGCAAGCGGGCCGGCCGGAATCCGCACCTACCGGGTCGACCAGATCGTTCGACTCCGCCCCCTGGAGGAGGAGTTCGTCGTCCCGGACGGGTTCGACCTGGCCGTGCACTGGAACACCTACCTCGCCGACTTCCGAGCCCGGCTGCACACCGGGGAGGCTCTGGTACGGCTCACCCCGGCGGGAGCCCGCCGGCTCGGCGTGACACCAGCAGGTGACGGATGGACGGAAGCCCGGCTGCCCATCGAGTCCATCGACCACGCCCACGGAGAGTTCCTCCGGCTGGGCACCGACATCGAGGTCATGGCACCGGCCGAACTCCGCGACCGCATCGCCGAGACGGTACGGACCCTGGCCACCCGCTACGGGGGATGA
- a CDS encoding NIPSNAP family protein, translating into MSIVELRQYTLRPGTRETLIELFEREFVTGQQAAGITMGGRFRDLDDPDRFVWLRAFPDMTRRRHALEAFYTGTIWREHRDAANATMVDSDDVLLLRGPGFAPEPSTREVVATLCRPSDAAAFDAYAARHLDPRHALHRTEHAENDFPLLPVRTGVDVRVWFGPAEPPPWPIRRLRLEPVTS; encoded by the coding sequence ATGAGCATCGTCGAACTCCGGCAGTACACCCTGCGTCCCGGCACCCGGGAGACGCTGATCGAACTGTTCGAGCGCGAGTTCGTGACCGGCCAGCAGGCGGCCGGCATCACGATGGGGGGCCGGTTCCGCGACCTTGACGACCCGGACCGCTTCGTCTGGTTGCGCGCGTTCCCCGACATGACGCGCCGCCGGCACGCGCTGGAGGCGTTCTACACCGGCACGATCTGGCGCGAGCACCGCGACGCGGCCAACGCCACCATGGTCGACAGCGACGACGTCCTGCTGCTGCGCGGTCCGGGGTTCGCACCTGAGCCGTCCACCCGCGAGGTGGTCGCGACGCTCTGCCGGCCGTCGGACGCGGCGGCCTTCGACGCGTACGCCGCCCGGCACCTGGACCCGCGCCATGCGCTGCACCGCACCGAGCACGCCGAGAACGACTTCCCCCTCCTGCCTGTCCGCACCGGGGTGGACGTGCGGGTCTGGTTCGGCCCGGCCGAGCCACCACCTTGGCCGATCCGGCGGCTGCGGCTGGAGCCCGTGACGAGTTGA